TCTTTAGTCTTCAGTTCTGTGGTTCTTTAGTCTTTAGTTCTTTAGTTTGTAGTTCTTTAGTCTTTAGGTCTTTAGTTATTTCATCTTAAGTTCTTTAGTTCTTTAGTCTTTAGTTCTTTAGTCTTCAGTTCTTTAGTTATTTAGTCTTTAGGTCTTTAGTTATTTAGCTCTTTAGTCTTCAGTTATTTAGTCTTTAGTTCATTAGTTCTGTAGGTCTTTAGCTATTCAGTTATTTAGTCTTTAGTTCTTTAGTTATTTCGTTCTTTAGTCTTCAGTTATTTAGTCTTTAGTTCTTTAGTCCTTTAGTTCTTTAGTTTTCAGTTCTTTAGTCTTTAGTTCTTTTGTTCTTAAGTCGTCAGTTATTTAGTCTTTAGTTCTTTAGTCTTTAGGTCTTTAGTTCTTTAGTTCTTTAGTCTTCAGTCCTTTTGTCTTTAGGTCTTCAGTTATTTGGTCTTTAGTTCTGTAGTTCTTTAGTCATTCGTTTTTTAGTTTTGTAGTTATTTAGTCTTTAGTTCTATAGTTATTTAGTCATTAGGTCATTAGTCTTTAGTTCTGGAGTTATTTTGTCTTTAGTTCTTTGGTCTTTAGGTCTTTGTTTCTTTAGTTCTTTAGCCTTTAATTCTGTAGTTTTTAgttctttagttatttggtctTTAGTTCTGTAGTTCTTTAGTCATTCGTTTTTTAGTTTTGTAGTTATTTAGTCTTTAGTTCTTTAGTTATTTAGTCATTAGGTCTTTAGTTTTTAGTTCTATAGTCTTTAGTCTTTAGTGCTTTAGTTCATTAGTCTTCAGTTCTTTTGTCTTTGGGTCTTTAGTGTTTAGTTCTTTAGTCTTTAGTCTTGAGGTCTTTAAGGTCTTCAGTTCTTTAGTCTTTAGTTCTTTAGTATTTAGTTCATTAGTTCTGTAGTTCTTTAGGTCTTCAGTTCTTTAGTTCTTTAGTCTTTAGTTCTAGAGTTCTTTAGTCTTTTGTTCTTTAGTTCTTTAGTCTTTAGTTTTTTAGTTCTGTAGTTCTTTATTCTTTAGTTATTTAGTCTTTAGTTCTTTAGTCTTTAGTTCTTTAGTTCATTAGTTCTGTAGTTCTATAGGTCTTCGGTTCTTTAGTCTTTAGTTCTTTAGTATTTAGTTCTTTAGTTCTGTAGTTCTTTAGTCTTCAGTTCTGTGGTTCTTTAGTCTTTAGTTCTTTAGTCTGTAGTTCTTTAGTCTTTAGGTCTTTAGTTATTTAGTCTTAAGTTCTTTAGTTCTTTAGTCTTTAGTTCTTTAGTCTTCAGTTCTTTAGTCTTTAGGTCTTTAGTTATTTAGTctttagttatttagttatttagttatttagtCTTTAGTTCTTTAGTTCTTTAGTCTTCAGTTCTTTAGTCTTTAGTTCATTCGTTCTGTAGTTCTTTATTCTTTAGATCTTTAGTTATTTAGTCTTTAGTTCTTTAGTCTTTAGTTCTTTAGTTCATTAGTTCTGTAGTTCTATAGGTCTTCGGTTCTTTAGTCTTTAGTTCTTTAGTATTTAGTTCTTTAGTTCTGTAGTTCTTTAGTCTTCAGTTCTGTGGTTCTTTAGTCTTTAGTTCTTTAGTTTGTAGTTCTTTAGTCTTTAGGTCTTTAGTTATTTCATCTTAAGTTCTTTAGTTCTTTAGTCTTTAGTTCTTTAGTCTTCAGTTCTTTAGTTATTTAGTCTTTAGGTctttagttatttagttatttagtCTTTAGTTCTTTAGTTCTTTAGTCTTCAGTTATTTAGTCTTTAGTTCATTAGTTCTGTAGGTCTTTAGCTATTCAGTTATTTAGTCTTTAGTTCTTTCGTTCTTTAGTCTTCAGTTATTTAGTCTTTAGTTCTTTAGTCCTTTAGTTCTTTAGTTTTCAGTTCTTTAGTCTTTAGTTCTTTTGTTCTTAAGTCGTCAGTTATTTAGTCTTTAGTTCTTTAGTCTTTAGGTCTTTAGTTCTTTAGTTCTTTAGTATTTAGTTCATTAGTTCTTTAGGTCTTCAGTTCTTTAGTTCTTTAGTCTTTAGTTCTAGAGTTCTTTAGTCTTTTGTTCTTTAGTTCTTTAGTCTTTAGTTTTTTAGTTCTGTAGTTCTTTATTCTTTAGTTATTTAGTCTTTAGTTCTTTAGTCTTTAGTTCTTTAGTTCATTAGTTCTGTAGTTCTATAGGTCTTCGGTTCTTTAGTCTTTAGTTCTTTAGTATTTAGTTCTTTAGTTCTGTAGTTCTTTAGTCTTCAGTTATGTGGTTCTTTAGTCTTTAGTTCTTTAGTCTGTAGTTCTTTAGTCTTTAGGTCTTTAGTTATTTAGTCTTAAGTTCTTTAGTTCTTTAGTCTTTAGTTCTTTAGTCTTCAGTTCTTTAGTCTTTAGGTCTTTAGTTATTTAGTctttagttatttagttatttagttatttagtCTTTAGTTCATTCGTTCTGTAGGTCTTTAGCTATTCAGTTATTTAGTCTTTAGTTCTTTCGTTCTTTAGTCTTCAGTTATTTAGTCTTTAGTTCTTTAGTTCTTTAGTCTTCAGTCCTTTAGTCTTTAGGTCTTTAGTGCTTTAGTATTTAGTTATTTAGTCTTTAGTTCTTTAGTCTTTAGTTATTTCATCTTTAGTTCTTTAGTCTTTAGGTCTTTAGGTCTTTAGTTCTTTAGTATTTAGTTATTTAGTCTTTTGTTCTTTAGTCTTTAGTGTTTTAGTCTTTAGGTCTTTAGTCTTTAGGGTTTTTGTCTTTAGCTCTTTAGTTATTTTGTGTGTAGTTCTTTAGTCTTTAGTTCTTTAGTGTTTAgttcttggggcggcagggtagcctagtggttagagcgttgcaagttcaaacccccaagctgacaaggtacaaatatgtcgttcggcccctgaacaggcagttaacccactgttccaggtcattgaaaataagaatttgttcttaactgacttgcctagttaaataaaggtacagttttttttgtgttttttgttaTTTAGTTCTTTAGTCTAGTTCTTTGGTTCTTTAGTCTTTAGTTATTTCGTCTTTAGGTCTTTAGTTATTTTTTGTTTAGTTATGTAGTCTTTAGTTCTTTAGTGTTTAGGTCTTCAGTTCTTTATGTCTTTAGTTCTTTAGTCTTTAGGTCTTTTGTTCTCTAGTCTTTAGTTCTTTGGTGTTTAGGTCTTTAGTTCTTTAGTTCTTTCGTGTTTAGTTCTTTAGTTAATTTAGTCTTTATTTCTTTAGTGTTTTAGTTATCTAGTTCTTAACTTCTTTCGTTCTTAACTTATTTAGTCTTCAGTTCTTTAGTCTttagttgtttttttttttaaatctttagTTCTTTAGTCTTTAGTTATTtagtctttattttttattttttttgtcatgccctgaccgtagagatctttttattctctatgtttggttggtTATTTCTTTAGTCTTTAGTCTTTAGTTTTTTATTTCTTCAGTTCTTTAGTTTTTGTTCTTTAGTTCTTTAGTCTTTATTTATTTTGTCTTCAGTTCTTTATTCTTTAGTCATTTAGTCTTGAGTCTAGTTTTTTATTTCTTAAGTTCTTTAGATCTTTAGTTCTTTAGTCTTTAGACTTTATTTATTTAGTCTTTTGTTCTTTAGTCTTTATTTCTTTGGTCTTTAGTCTTCAGTTAAAAAAAACAAATCTTTCATCTTTAGTTCTTTCGTTTTTAGTCTTTAGTCTTTATTTTTTTAGTCTTTATTTATTTAGTCTTTATTTATTTAGTCTTTATACTTTAGTCTTTAATTATTCCGTATTTAGTCTTTAGTCTTTATTTATTTAGTATTTAGTCTTTATTTGTTTAGTCTTTCGTCTTTATTTATTTAGTCTTTATTTATTCGGTCTTTAGTCTTTAGTCTTGATTTATTTAGTCTTTAGTCTTTATTTATTTAGTCtttagtttttatttctttagtctttagttgttgttttttttggttCTTTATTCTTTAGTTTTTTAAATTTCTTTAGTCTTTAGTCTTTACTTATTTTACTTCTTTAGGGCCTATCACTGTCTTTCTGTCATTCAAAGGAGCTCCCTTATCCTTCACTGTGTGAATCTTATCTCTCCGTTTATCCGAGCTCTCTGAATGTTATTGTCCTCAGCCTaccatctgttctctgtccctttgTCTCTATACCGCTCTCTATTTGTAGTTTCTCTCACCTTCTTCCTTTCTaccatccttcctctctctctctctctctcttcgtgtgTAGTTTGTCCTCTTAGACAGGGAGCGGGTTCATACACTGATGTCATTTATGGTCTTTTCTGTTGTATATCTCAGAGCATTCTTCAGCCAGTTAAGAGGACTAACTTACATCAAAAATACTTAGTTTTCCTATCAGAGATGTGAACTTTATAGTTGCTTCAGTTAAATATCATGTAAACCGTATATTTAGAATTGCCCCTCTGGGATGAATAAAGTTATATTGAATTTAATACAGTAGTCTTCTGATAGCTCGTCTGTAGTGAAAGGATGCAGAGCCGGGAGACAAATTGAACAACACTCTTATGAATATATTGTTGTATTATTAATGACAGTGTTATTTTAAGAATAAGAGCTATACTGGCTCGTGAGAACTATGTTTTCATGGCCGTTCCTCTTTTGGCCATGAGAAGCGATGAGAACATACCATTTGAGGAATCTTGAGAGCCACATTGAAAAGTCTAACTAAGTGGTGAGGGGATATTTTGAGCCAATTACAGAGTGAAGAAAGTATGCTAGGCTAGCAGGAAGTGAGCACACACAGGACAATACACAGACCTGAAACTAAGAATACGTcgcaaatggccccctattccctataaatccctggtcaaaagtagttcactatatagggaatagggggcaaaTTGGGACACAGACTAGGTTGGGAATTTCCATGTAATGTCTATATCTCTTACTGGTCGACTTAGCCCAGCATTCAACACCAGAAATAATAGGCTTTTACCATAATAGTTTACATATTTTTCACACAAAGCTTTTCAATTGTATCTTACATCACCATCCAAAATGCATCTGTTTTAATTACACTTATTTAAGTATAGTAGAATTGTGCTCCAACCTCATATACCTTCAGCTATACCTTATAATATTAATACCATTCATGCATGAGTAATGCAATGCgggcagagagaaagatggacagagagactgaaaagactGAACGTCCAACTAGACAAGACAGAcctaaagacagacagacagacagacagacagacagacagacagacagacagacagaacgaccaacggacctacagacagactgacagacaagcagacaggcgagaagacggacggacggagagacagaacgacagacagacgagaagacaaatggccagacagacagaacgaccAACCGacctactaacagacagacagacaagcagacagacaagaagacagacagacagaacaaccagAACGAACAAccgacctacagacagacagacaagcagacagacgagaagacagacggacagacagaatgatagagagatgagaaaacagacagacgagaagacagacggacagacagatgaGAAGATAGACGGACGGACAAAACGCCCAACAGACAGACTAGCAGACAgatgagaagacagacagacatttaaGCAGACAGATGagaagacagatagacagacagacggacagacagacagaacgaccaaccgacctacagacagacagacagacagacagacagacagacagggtttctGTTTTGATGAGCTTAGTGGCTCACTAGTCTGTGCATTACCTCCACCTATAATCAGGTCTCTGTGTGTTCTAGACCTCACTTGTGTGTTCTAGACCCCACCTATAATGAGGTCACTGTGTGTTCTAGACCCCTCTAGAACCCACCTATAGTCAGGTTGTTGTGTGTTCTAGACCCCTCTAGAACCCACCTATAGTCAGGTTGTTGTGTGTTCAAGGCCCCTCTAGACACCAGCTATAGTCAGGTCGTTGTGTGTTCTAGACCCTTCTAGACCCCACCTATAGTCAGGTCGTTGTGTGTTCTAGACCCCTCTAGACACCACCTATAGTCAGGTCACTGTGTGTTCTAAACCCGGCTGCTCCTTATTTGTGACCATCTGGAAGGGGTaaaggggtggaggggagggggataagaGGGAGCTCAGTGACCCAGATTGGCAGAGGGTGAGTGGagcagaagaggagggagaagaggagggaggagagggggctcAGCTGTGTGTCACCTCTCAATCACACCGTTTCACTTCATTAGTGGTGTGTAGAGGAAATGGAGTGATGacgagaagaggggagaagatggAAGAAGTGGAGCTGAAGATTGCttaagaaagagagtgagaggagggagagtggaagggaggagggaaaaaGTCACTGCTGCGGCCTGTCTTGTTTCTCAGGGACCCCCTTGACccagaataacacacacacacacacaggtgcagaGATACCCACCAGGGACCAAATGTCCCCCTTCTTTGCGACTCTTAGAGACCTGACCAGCTGAACCCTTGGCAGCAGCAGGGCCCTTTCCCTCACTATCTACCTTTCTGTATTTCTTTCTGTCTACCTCTCtttcatctctacctctctctacctctctttcacctctacctctctctacctctctctacctctctttcacctctacctctctctacctctctttcaccactacctctctctacccctctttcacctctatctctctttcatctctacctctctctacctatctttcacctctacctctctttcacgtctacctctctctacctctctttcacctctacctctctttcatctctacctctctctacctatctttcacctctacctctctttcacgtctacctctctctacctctctttcacctctacctctctttcatctctacctctctctacctatctttcacctctacctctctttcacccttacctctctctacctctctttcacctctacctctctctacctctctttcacctctacctctctctacctctctttcacctctacatctctctgcctctctttcaccTCTACCTCTttcacctctacctctctctacctctcttttacctctacctctctttcacctctacctctctctacctctctttcacctctacctctctttcacatctacctctctctacctatctttCTGGCTCCCTATTtaactccctctatctatctatctatctatctatctatctatgaccctctttcatctatctatctatctatctatctatctatctatctaggggctttattggcatgggaaacatgtgttatcattgccaaagcaagtgaggtagataatatacaaaagtgaaataataaataaaaattaacagtaaacattacacatacagaaatgtCAAAACAATCAAGacgttacaaatgtcatattatacattatacatattatatatatatatatatacagtgttataaaataataaaacatcTGATTGTTCTGAGGGATGCTAGAACATCACATTGATCTGATGGAGGCTAGAACATCACATTGATCTGATGGAGGCTAGAACATCACATTGATCTGATGGATGCTAGAACATCACATTGATATGATTGATGCTAGAACATCACATTGATCTGATGGATGCTAGAACATCACATTGATCTGATGGATGCTAGAACATCACATTGATCTGATGGATGCTAGAACATCACATTGATCTGATGGATGCTAGAACATCATATTGATCTGATGGATGCTAGAACATCACATTGACATGATGGGTGCTAGAACATCACATTGATCTGATGGATGCTAGAACATCACATTGATCTGATAAAATGCTAGAACATCACATTGATCTGATGGATGCTAGAACATCATATTGATCTGATGGATGCGAGAACATCACATTGACCTGATGGATGCTAGAACATCATATTGATCTGATGGAGGCCAGAACATCTGATTGATCTGATGGATGCTAGAACATCATATTGATCTGATGGAGGCTAGAACATCTGATTGTTCTGATGGATGCTACAACATCACATTGATATGATAAAATAatataacatcacattgatctgATAAAATGCTACAACATCACATTGATATGATGGATGCTAGAACATCACATTGACCTGATGGATGCTAGAACATCACGTTGATCTGATGGAGGCTAGAACATCACATTGATCCAATGGGTGCTAGAACATCACATTGACATGATGGATGCTAGAAAATTACATTGAATTGATGGATGCTAGAACATCACATTGATCCAATGGATGCTAGAACATCACATTGATCTGATGGATGCTAGAACATCACATTGATCTGATGGATGCTAGAACATCACATTGACATCCAAACATTGTTTATGTAAAGCCAGTTATGCTGCATGGTTTATGTAATGCAGTTATGACGGACATTTATGTTGATGTGACCATGTGAAATTctcaaattccacaaattaatgtAATATTAGTTATTATCAGTTAGATATTATTGTCAGAGTTTTCATATATCATTTGGCAGTTGGATTCAgaagcatcagagagagagtgcATTGGAATTTGTGAATCCCTCAAAGCTGAAAAGGACCCTCAAGGCTCTACTTTGATGCCAGACCGAgccaggagaggaggggtggtagggtgaaCTACACTACAGATACAACGAATGAAGTGTCAGTAAATTACCCAGTGATACTTGTGGGGAAAACCTTATTTTGTCTTCAATTGCCTACCTTTCCAAcggtatgtgtgtgagtgtgctgcTATCTCTCTCCACGTGATGACTGGACTTTtagctactctctcctctgttgttaccagAAGAAGAAATAGAGGGTCTTTGTTGACGGCGGATTAAGAAGGAACGCCTTGAATGGTTTTCTTTGGGTAGAAACGAGGGGGAGGCGACAGGGGTTACGAGGGGGcaggtggggtggggaggggagaggagggcgatGCTAATTATGCATGGCGATTGTTGATAGCTTGATTGTCTGCGTCCAGCTGCACAGAGAAccggggggagagtgagagggcgGGGATGCGGAGCGAGGCAGACTCACTGACGCCAGTCTCGAAATTCTCCCATCCATTGAAAGAGAGCCTCGATTGTGTTGGGGCCTTTCCGACAGCGTGGCGCGAGGGCACCTGATCCCTGCCCAGACGCACCAGTGTCACACGGATTCAGAGCCCAGGAATCTGCAGATAGGCAATAAAAAGTCCAGTCTGGTGAGGGCACCCGCTGCTtatgccatttttttttttacatccagaAGTGTAACATTGTAGCCTACCAACGCGCAGAAAAAGTGTTTATAATCGTGCAGCAATATAACTGTATTTCACTTTTGTAAACTTATCGTTTCATGTAGACTAATTTTGTTTGCCACCATATTCTTCTAATTGTAGTGTTTTATTTTTAcgcatatataataatataatgttgCTTTATACAGAACACATGTATAAATAGTCATTTTCTCACCATGCCAGCGATTTTAGGACAATATTTGTCAACCCTCCTCCCCTTGACATATTTAAGACAGATATCTGAGGTAGAAGTCTTGTTTGGACAACCAGTAACGTtcacaaaatgtatttttaaaatagCAATGGACCGAACTCTGGTCACACGGTATAAAATTAGTAGTTTGCTCTTGAGTGAGGTCGTTGAATGACTTGTAGTCATTAGGGGTCAACAAGTGGGGGGTAGCAGCCTACATGCTGACATGAACATCTGTGCAACCGCTGAAAAGGGGCGGGCCATTGGGCCAATTCCACTGGCGCATATTTACGCACGAATGTATCTTTATCGAACATAAAACAATTAGGCTATACTTCTATTTGTTCAAAATATAAAAATAGCGAGGATTAAAACTCACTCCTAAATATTGTGTTTATATGTTTGTGTCTTTTACGTGAAGGATTACTACGTCCTTGGTTTTCCCAATTGATGACAAATATTTACTCCCTCTTTAATCAGATGATGTGTAAACCAACCCAATGGCCCCAGTGTTATCTAATGCTAGTATTGACATTAACAAAGATATGGTTGCGCCTTCAGAGGAGAGGAACCAAATTGGTTATTTTTAAAGAGTCAGCATATTCTTATTCTCATGCATTGGAGGTCGGAACAAAGCTCAGTGGGCTGCCGCAACAGAGAGAAGTGGGCAGACCCAGGACTTTGAGTGACGGGCCCAGTAAAATATCTCAGTGAGGAAGTTCTGGTCAGGGTGGGCCTTTTGCCAGAGCGGCGCGTTGGAGCGGGTGAATGGATGACGTCGGGAGACTGGCGCCAGGCTGTCTGGGACGGGCGCGTTAGATCAACACAGCTGGGTTGGAATAGGACACACAGCTGGGCGAGGGTACATTCCTCCACAAAACACGATTGTGAGAAAAAGGAAAATAAGACCAAATATGAACAGTTTCACTACGGTTTGACAAAAAAATGCAGGGGTTAAAAAGAAAGAGAAGAATATACAACTTATTTTGAGTTAGGGTTCATCACACATTTTATTCACAATAACATAGCCCGAATGTTGTTCTCCTCTGTCATGGTTAACTGCAGATTTCATATTTGTTTGGATTTCGTTTTTTTTaatctttattttatttgacattaAAAATATAAAAGAAGATGAATTGATAGTGGTATAGACAAAGTCCAACTAGGCATATACAACAGAGTTTCTTATTTCTTATGATAATAATATGATTAGCTAATAATAACAAGTTCAAAACTGTTATTCACAAAGGAGGGAGTTTGCACTTTCAAGAACTCATGTAAGGCATTCAACTGTTTGGATAACTTATCTAGGCTTCTTGAATCTATTGCTAATGAAAATGACTGTTGTATCCCTATCCTCCTAGCCTTTTGGGTGAAGAAATGTGAAAACCATCACTTTTTATAAGGCTTATAATTATAGGATTTTCAAGCTTATcttctctgtctgcctgcctgccgctTGACAAGTCTTAAAATCATGTGATGCCAAAAGAGGTAGAAAAATTATTCCTGACGCCAGAATGTCTGCAACGTCATGAGAGGAACACATTGGCGTGAAACCCATAACGGTAACGTGTGGCTTCAATTTGATAAAGGAAGAAGATCCAGAGAGTCTGTCAGTGAGCAAAACAGCCATATTTAGGTCTATTAACCAAGTTGAATGTTTCTTGTTGGATAGTTTATGTATTCAGTGCTCACCAAAATTACGTTTTCTTGATTGTAGCCTAATATCTGAAATGAGGTGGGTAATTGCCCATAGGATTGATTAGCATCATTGCTTGAATTTCTCATTCCATCTGCCCCACCCCTACCTCGCCCCGGTAGGTGACGTTTGAACAGCCAATCATAAACCCCGAGCTTCTCAGAACAACCAGGAAGTCTCTACATTGGCTAATCAGAGCACGAGGGTGTATTTATTTGTGAGAATGGGCGGCGACTGACTAACAAGGGTGTATAAAgccatcctcacacacacaccgaagTACTGTAGCTGGTTGTTGCCTTAGCGTCTCACTTTATTTCACATTGAATTAACTAATTGTAGGCTACTTTAAAAACATGAAAGCCATCAGTCCTATGAGATCTGTCAGAAGCTGCTACGAAGCTGTCCGCTGCATTTCGGATCAGAGTCTCTCCATCACCCGGAATAAGCCATCTATGGAGGAATCCGTGGGCGCGCTGTGCGATATGAATGACTGCTACTCCAAACTGAAGGAGCTGGTACCGAGCATCCCACAGAACAAGTCCGTCAGCCAAGTGGAAATTCTGCAACACGTTATCGACTACATATTCGACCTACAAATCGCGTTGGAAGACGAGTCTTCAGCGACAACCACGCCTGATTTGGTGCTGTCACTAAAGGTGAGGATGGTTACTCGCTCCCGCCCCCGTTATGTAGGATTTGTTGCATTGTCTCATAGTTTCCGTTGTATCAAATTGACGCGCATGTAAAGGAAAACGTAGGTTTATTTTTGCCGTGTAAACATATGAACAATGTGATGTTGGAAAGCATTTATATTTGCTGTTACATGATGCACGATCAAAACATAACCAAATATCAGTGCAGGCCTCGACTGTTATGTCGTTGCAATACATGTAACCATAAGTACATCTACTGCACGTGTCCTTGTTTATGTCTTGCTGTCAGTGAGGCTAATAATTTCGCTGTTAGCGGCTATAATATTtatcttccccccccccccccccatgaagAATGCAGACCTTGCACGCAATTTCTCCCAAGAAGATGGACGGTTGTGCCGTTAAAGAGGAGGAATAGGCCTATAACGTCCATAAATGGTATGTAGCCAATCTATAGTCATCTATGCTTGTGTTATTACTATTGCATTACATGTATCCAATATAATTCCCGACTTACTGTGACATGGCTGGCAATGGCAATGAACTGCTTCAATGAAACTGTGTCAACAAACTGCATACCTCTTAAAAATAGATATGAAGGGAAATAGTCTAGTCCCCTTTCCTCTCTTATCTCCCACTCACCATGGTTGCCAATTAGCCAAGCCAGTGTATGTGTGGTGGATTCATTGCTATCAGCCTGGGGTTGGTGAATGTGTGGTGGATTCATTGCTATCAGCCTGGGGTTGGTGAAAGTTCCACACTAGGCGCCAGTCTGCTCCACCTCTAaggcggagggagggagtgtgagagagagcactGTCCCGACTTAACTttttcttccctttctctctgtgtgcAGGTGCAGAGAAACACATCTCCACTTCCCTCTGGGCAAGAGGACAATAGGGCCAGAAAGAAGGTCTGGGACGGGTATTTAGAGTGGGAGAGAAGAGGACTCTTTAGTTCTCAGATCTGGGCAAGAGGACAAGAGGGCAAGAAagaaggtctgggacaggtattTAGAGTGGGAGAGAAGAGGACTCTTTAGTTCTCAGATCTGGGCAAGAGGACAAGAGGGCAAGAAagaaggtctgggacaggtattTAGAGTGGGAGAGAAGAGGACTCTTTAGTTctcagatggatggatggatggatcgtCCTCTTGTTTTCTGTCCTCTTGTCACCAGAAGTGACATAAACAACACACCAAAGCAGAAAAAGATTTGAATtgactctgtttctgtctctgtccctctccctgtctctctctctctacttgttCCTCTCAGTTGTGGTTT
The genomic region above belongs to Oncorhynchus nerka isolate Pitt River linkage group LG18, Oner_Uvic_2.0, whole genome shotgun sequence and contains:
- the LOC135561919 gene encoding DNA-binding protein inhibitor ID-3-A-like, giving the protein MKAISPMRSVRSCYEAVRCISDQSLSITRNKPSMEESVGALCDMNDCYSKLKELVPSIPQNKSVSQVEILQHVIDYIFDLQIALEDESSATTTPDLVLSLKNADLARNFSQEDGRLCR